GTGGTGGGATTGATTACTTTGATTTTATCCGTCCCGGCCTGCAAGGAGTAGGAACTATCGCTACCGACATTGCTGGCATTGGCATACAGAGTGCTCTATACTCTGTCATCATGCGTTCGGCTTTCCACACCAGTCTAAGCGATGCTCATTCATCATATAATGTAATTCAGAAGCTAAACCGTGTAATCTATAACTATTCCCAGGGTAAAGGTATTTTGATTACAGCGTATTACTATTATATCGATGTGCGCAATATGCGCCTGATTTATACCAATGCTGGCTTCCCACCTATGGAATTATACCGAGTTGACAAAAGTGATTTCTCATCTCTTGATACCGAAGGCATACCACTTGGTTATGATCCCACCTTTAATTACGGGATGGGAAGAACAAATATACTCAGGGGAGATATTGGCATTCTCTACTCAAAGGCGCTGATTACATCAAAAAATTCACGTGGGGAGCAATTTACATTGGGGCATGTGCAGAATATAATTAAGGACAACCGCATGAAGATGCCTTCTGACATTGCAACAATTATTCAGGAGGAATTTAAAGCATTTATGGGCATAAGTTCCCCTGAAGGGGATATAGTTGTTATTATTTTTAAAGCATACTGATGCATCACACTGGCTTCAGTTATTAGAATATATCATGCACCATATACTAATTACCCTAATGACTCAACAAGTATTTTTAATCCTTCTTCAACAGTATACGCTGGTAAAAATCCCAATTCCCGCATTATCTTTGAAGGGTCACTGACTGACTCTATAATATCCCCCGCTCGCGCTTCAGCGTAATTTACCATAATATCTTTTTGATACACCTTTTGCAATAGGGCAATGAGTGTATTTAAATCCGTAGCCTTGCCATATCCAACATTATAGTAATGGAAGCCCGAATCAATTTTTTCAAGTGCTAGCATGTTTGCCTGTACCACATCTTTTACAAATATAAAATCCCTGTACTGCTTACCGTCTCCATACACTGTGATATTCTGTCCTTTTGCTATCCTACTTGTAAAGATTGATATAACACCTGAATACGGCGACGAAGGGTCCTGCCGGGGACCAAATACATTAAAGTAGCGCAAAGAAACTGTTGTGAGATTATACAGCTCATTGTACAATCTCAGGTACACCTCAGAAATGTATTTATCAGCACCATAGGGTGATTTTGGTAAAACAGGGGAATCTTCACGCTTTGGTATTTCTGGATGATCGCCAAATATGGCTGCAGAGCATGCAAAGATTATTTTCTTTACACCACATACTCTGCTTGCTTCAAGTACATTCAATGTCCCTTTTGCATTTGACTCAAATGTGACAGGTGGACATTCAATGGATTTTTGCACTGATGCAACAGCTGCCTGATGGAATACAGCATTACATCCTTTTAACACTTCCTTTAATGCGTTAAAATCTGCAACATCACCTTTGATTATCTTTAACCTTGCATTTTTATAGTTTTTCACAAATGAAAGATTTTCCTTTTTCCCGGTAGAAAAATTATCAAAAACTATCACCTCATACCCTTTTGTTACACACTCTTCTGCAATATGTGAACCAATAAACCCAGCACCACCCGTAACACAGATTTTCATAGCAAATTCCTCCAAAATCATATTACATCATCCCCATTACAATACCAACACCACATAACCATTTCAAGCATATTTATCACATTGTGTTGCTATTTGTTAGCTTTATATAAGGATACTTACATAGTTACTATCGCCCCGAAATAGTAAATTTTTATTGATTTTATACAAAATACCATTATATTGGTTTATGGAATTGTCATATTTGTTCTTACTTTTTTCATTACTTCATTCTTAAATGGTATCCAGGCACCAATACTGTGTAAAATCTAAAAATCTAACCAGGCTATTTTTTTAGGATAAATATGAAAACAGAATATGAGTATTCGGATTGTAAACCGCGTGAAGAATGCGGTATTTTTGGCATTTATAATCATCCAAAAGCAGCCAATCTTACCTATTTAGGGCTGTATAACCTGCAGCACCGAGGACAGGAATCATCTGGAATTGCATCATCCGACGGTGACCACATCTACCGGTATGCAGGGATGGGAAAGGTTATTGATGTTTTTACCCAAGAGCACATCAATAATCTCAAAGGCAATATTGCGATTGGTCACAATCGCTACTCAACTACCGGTTCATCATTTTTACGCAATGCTCAGCCTTTACGAGCTCACTCAGTGTTAGGTCCTATTGTGCTTGCTCACAATGGCAACCTTGTAAACTACGCAATGCTGCGGCGTGCACTTGAAAAAGAAGGGTCCATTTTTCAGACATCAATTGAC
This is a stretch of genomic DNA from Spirochaetota bacterium. It encodes these proteins:
- a CDS encoding SDR family NAD(P)-dependent oxidoreductase: MKICVTGGAGFIGSHIAEECVTKGYEVIVFDNFSTGKKENLSFVKNYKNARLKIIKGDVADFNALKEVLKGCNAVFHQAAVASVQKSIECPPVTFESNAKGTLNVLEASRVCGVKKIIFACSAAIFGDHPEIPKREDSPVLPKSPYGADKYISEVYLRLYNELYNLTTVSLRYFNVFGPRQDPSSPYSGVISIFTSRIAKGQNITVYGDGKQYRDFIFVKDVVQANMLALEKIDSGFHYYNVGYGKATDLNTLIALLQKVYQKDIMVNYAEARAGDIIESVSDPSKIMRELGFLPAYTVEEGLKILVESLG